The proteins below are encoded in one region of Plasmodium relictum strain SGS1 genome assembly, chromosome: 5:
- the TRAPPC2L gene encoding trafficking protein particle complex subunit 2-like protein, putative, producing the protein MSIKSICYLGENDEVLFFYSTEENEEITSRFAIYSTLNNIKKLIDSNEKKGNEKKYDPYLGYVGINLSLFSSYKNYAYVIKIIDFKIILTIDDNKNKYTDDILKDIFKRLHKIYADAVCNPFYTEHLETPSFLKKIKKLIETS; encoded by the exons atgtctataaaaagtatatgcTATTTAGGAGAAAATGATgaagtattatttttttattctactgaggaaaatgaagaaataacaTCTCGATTCGCTATTTATTCTACTttgaataatattaaaaaattaa ttgattcaaatgaaaaaaaaggaaatgaaaagaaatatGATCCATATCTTGGATATGTTGGTATAAATCTTTCTCTGTTTAGTTCgtataaaaattatgcttatgtaattaaaattattgattTTAAGATTATTTTGACTAttgatgataataaaaataagtacaCCGATGATATCCTTAAAGAc atttTCAAAAGattacataaaatttatgCAGATGCAGTTTGCAATCCTTTCTATACGGAACATTTAGAAACtccttcatttttaaaaaaaatta aaaaattaatagaaacATCTTAG